The Punica granatum isolate Tunisia-2019 chromosome 4, ASM765513v2, whole genome shotgun sequence sequence ACTGACACGAGATTAGGTTCCTCTAGAAAAATGCTGAAAGTAGTTGCATTCTCGGGGATACTAAGTAATAAACAGACACTCAATCCAGGTAATCTATGAATATCTTCGAGATgtgttattttcttttctcttttgtgTGAACACCAGCTTTACACCGAATATCTTCACACCTGAAGGCCTGTTCTGTTTCAGTTTTCCACAAGTTTCCTCGTTTTTCTCTGGAAGAACATTTGAAAAATGGGCAGATCAAGAAACTTTTCTTCGTATTTTTGATGCCTTTTGAAAAAAGAGCAGAAAACTGAAAACTGAAGAACTTtccgccaaaaaaaaaacaaaagaaaaaaaagaaagagaactTGAGTTTCCTAGCTGACAACTTTCTGAAATTGTAGACTTTTACAAGTGGAACCGAATCAAGGTCAGATACTGTGATGGGGCTTCTTACACTGGTGATGTGGAAGCCGTCGACCCTGTAAGTTCGTGACAGCATCCGCTAACATTTTTCATGGTGGTCTGGAATTGAAGTAATCTTCCTTCCCTGGGTAATCTTGATCAGGCGACTAATCTTCACTTCCGAGGGGCCAGAGTTTTCCATGCCATCATCGACAATCTGCTAGCAAGAGGGATGAAAAATGCTGAAAATGTACAAATTGGTCCATTTAGTCCACCTTTTTCTCAACTGCCTTGATCGGTGTTCCTTTTTCTGCAATTTGCTTGCTCTGATGGTATATTTGAATCATGACAGGCTATAATCTCGGGATGTTCTGCGGGTGGCCTGACCTCTATATTGCACTGCGACCGCTTCCGAGCTCTTCTCCCACCGAGTACAAAAGTTAAATGCCTTGCAGATGCAGGTTATTTCATCAACGCGTAAGCTCAGAAAGTAAATCCTTAGTTAGTTAATTGATTCTTGCTCATTCCTAAATTCGTTTTAACATATCGAGTGCTCTCCTTTTATGCATCAGCAAGGATGTCTCGGGAGCGTCGCATATTGAAGAATTCTACAGTCAAGTGGTTGCAACACATGTACTCATTCTCACCATTCTACCACTTTTCTCCTTCCTGTCTTTTGGTCTGCTATCTGATCGCTTAATTCGATCAAATTTCACAGGGCTCAGCGAAGAATCTACCAACTTCCTGCACATCAAGATTGAACCCAGGTTTGGTAAGTGACTGGGATTTGCTTTATCGTTATATTTGCTTTTCGTTGTGTTTCTTGTCAGCTCAGTTATGCCATACTTACGGGTAATCCTGGAACCAAAATGACAGTGCTTCTTCCCGCAAAATGTAGTCACACAAATTCAGACACCAATATTCCTTCTGAATGCTGCATACGATTCGTGGCAGGTCAGCATTCTTATCATTTTCACTTAGAAAATTTTCTGTATAGATAAGCATTCTGCAGTTTTGGGTTCTAATCTCCTTTATATCTGGTATCCGAAAATCTTATGAAGATCACAAATACTTGTCCCACGACCTTTTTATGATCTCAATTAACTGTTTGCAGCTATTTTATATTGGTCAAATATTTGCAGCTAATTGCTTTTTGCTTCTCTAGCTCTCTGCAACATTTAGTTCTCTTTAAATCTAGAAAACCTTGGAAAAGAATTCCGAATTGTTATCTTGATAGGGAAATGAGAAAACTAGGAAAAACTGTTTCCCATTGGATTTCGGTTCACGATCCACGAGGCTTTATTTAATCAAGAGCGCAATCAGGCATGTTCTCCAAATATGTTGTTGATTAACAGGAGAATTGGAAAACAACTGCATTTTCAGCATATTCTCGTAGTTTCGCTGCAGTCCTAATATGAAAGAAACCTGTTCTTTGCGTTCCAGATCAAGAATATTTTGGCACCAGGTGTTGCCGATCCCCATGGAACCTGGCACAGCTGCAAGCTCGACATCGAGAAGTGTTCACCGGACCAGCTCAAAATCATGCAAGGTAGTAATGGCTTCATACATACTAAGAACTACAGTTTTGCAATTAACCATCCCATGTTTACCTGTATTGTCTCTGCCCGATACATATCCAGCTTTTCGGATGGAATTTCTGAATGCATTGAGTGGAGTCGGTAGCTCTCCATCCACAGGGATGTTCATAGATGCCTGTTACGCTCATTGCCAATCCGAAACACAAGAGACTTGGTTAAGGGACGACTCCCCGGAATTAGCTAAGACAGTGAGATGACCTTCCTCTATTTTCAACTCTATCCTGTCACAAGGACAATATTTTCgagatttcaaattttctgtATTAGAAATAAAGCAGATTTGCGAATTTTCCTCATTCGAGCAGAGGCTGTGTAAGCAATTTCTAGTCTAACGGTAACTTTTCTGCAGACAATTGCAAAGGCAGTGGGAGACTGGTACTATGACATGAACCCCTTCCAGAAGATTGACTGCCCTTACCCCTGCAACCCGACTTGCCACAACCACATCCTCAACCCTAGTGAGCACCCTGATGTTTAGATCCTTCAAGTTGAAATTATTCACGGATCGTGAAAAATTACCTATCAAAAACCATACCTTAGTACAATTCGTTCAATGCTCTGAACGACTATTTGAATACACCGCACAGACAAGAAACTTATACAATTCATTCATGTACGGTAAACATCTAGTACTGAATTGAATGTCTTGGAGAACAATACTTATTACTGTTATCATGAagtagttaaaaaaaaaaaacaattttttccAACCAAAAGAATTGCCATCCTACAAATAAGAACAGTAATCAACAAAGCCGATCTTATTTCATGCTCTCTGATGACCTACAATAATCTGGGGTGTGGTGATTTGGTACCTTTGTCATTGAGAATTAGCGTATAACTATAAACTACCAATCGAACTCATTGGACAATATCTCATCTGCCTAAATCCTCAGGTTAGTTTCTTCAAAGATAAGGGACTATTATGAATAATGAAAAACATTTCGTCCCCCGCTAGACCATCGCCTTCACCATGAATGCTCTTGACTTCACATTTACCATCTGTAAAGCAACCATCTCATCTTTGCGAGTCACAATACTGCGGGAATTCACATTGACAAGGACCATTCCTGACCTGCAACATCACGAAGATTAGATCGGTTTGTttctaaaagaaattattttgtcTTATCAACATTTTCCAACAAATTTGAGATGAATACAGGTTGTTGCCTGAGTTAGAAGTATGTACCTTACGAAATGTGAAAGACACCCTTCTTGGGCTCCTTTTAATCACCTTCTCCCCCACAAAATCAATCTGCAAATTGAGACCGTCTTTTTGACCACTATGATAGTTTTCACAATGCAAAACgatattcaaattcaaatcttCCACTTCATCACATTCCAGAGCTAGTCAAGAAAACAAAGACCATGTTTTCACAAGAAAACCTTAAGCTGATTGGAAGCACGCACAAACAACGTAAATAAGACCATGGTCTGCTCCCAGCTTAATAGGTGACAAAGCTTGAACTTCATGTATAAACATTTAAGATTGCCGGTATGGAACTTCCTATAGTGAATATAAATGACATTCTGTACCTTATGGTGAGGGATGTAATGGTGCCAGGCATAACGTGCCTCTCCTGATAGCAATAGCATGGACCGAGGAGGAAGATAGATCGCTTTCCTAACATAGTTCGAATGATCAAGACTGCCGTCTTTTACTTCAGCACCTGGCAGGTTTCTATCAAGCCATATACCGTCCGAATATCTCCTGAACTCCATGATGCAGGGTCCTGCTAATGAAAGACTGAATATAAACCCCTCAAATGCTGAATGTGTGTCTATATGTGGTGATAATCCCACCCCAATAGGGTATTCATTCACCTGTGACGGAATCATAGATTTCCTAGTTTAGATACCCTCGGAAGACTAACCTTGTTATGGAACAAAATTGCTGCATTAAAAAGTTTCTGAGttcattcagcaaaaaaaaaaaaaaaaaagtttttgagTTCTCCTACTCGGAACTAATTGCCATGAgtaatagaaattaattacCGTCAGCTGGTCTACATCTAAGCTCGAGGAGCTATCGGTGCCTGGAAAGGAAGAGATCCTTTCAAGTACATAAGACAGAAACGATGGAAGTTCACCCAAGCACTTTCTTGTATCAACATTTCTTGTCTGCATATACAGAAAAGATAATAAGTGTCGAGAATCCTCTCGAACCGCTGgatcaataaattatattagcaTAGATTTGCAAGATCTACTAGAGAATTCTACAAAAAGGTAAATTTTCACAGAACACTTCCGCAATACTGATTTTATCTATAAAGAAGGTCAAGAAAGGTTTAAGAAATTGAAATTCACAACCGCTTGAATGTCATATGGTACATTGGATAATGTACATTCAGCAATCATACTGCAATTGCTCGACAAACCCGATTTACTAAGGACTTGACAGCATGAACatactgaaattgaaatcctCAGACAATTATTTTAATCTTCAAAGGTTATATACTTCACATAACAAAAATGCACATGCATGTGTAATGTTATCCCCAGTTAATGTGGAGTCTCCGAACAGGTATAAACATCAAAGTCATACTCACATCGTAGCAAAACTCATAGCCATAGTGCTGAACCCTTCTCTTCGCGAGGCCATTCCAAGGTCGGCCATCAACTGCTGCAAGCAATTCCTGGTGAGTTCAACAAGTAGCATATAAACTAAGTGCAATGTCCAATTCTTTTCGAGAAAGCAAATCAATCAAAACACAGCAGATGCACATGGAGGAGATCAAATCTCGCAAATAACGAGGACGATACCGACCCTTTCTTCTTCGGCACTGACGAAGTCATGCACCAGGTGAAGACCGGGAATGTTCAGCTCCGAAACATCGAATGAAACTGGGACCGAATTGTCGGCTTTGACCTGCAAAGGCAAAGCATTAAGCTTTGTGACCTAATCTTCAAGTTTTCCTTGACAAAACTGAGAAAATGCTCGCTCACCTGAGAAGCTGGTTGATGAACAGAGTAGCGGATGTGCAGAGATCGGCCATTGAGCTCGGCACAGGGACGGCCATTGAGAGCTTCCATCGCCGCCTCAGCAGAGCTCACCTCGCCGTAGCAAACGATGACGCGGGCGCCGCTCTCGTCGGCGGCGTACACTCCCTTAACTTCTCCGAAGCGGCCGAAGACGGCCTCAACCGCGTCTTGCGAAACCCCGACAGCCGGGCCGCAATTGGCCACGAAGAGGTTGGGGCTCCGCACACCGGCGGCCCCTTCCTTAGGCCGCGCAAACCGAGGTAGACCCATGATGTATCAGATACTGCTCACACGCGCGGGGAAGCACGGTTGATGGCTCGAAGCAATGTGCTGAGGCgaaggaagaaggagaagatgagATCCAGACGAGGAGTTCTTTCGTCTAATGGGCTGGGCCTGGGCCTTTGAAAATTCGCAAATTTTACGTTTTACATGAAAATGAAAACGAATTTTTTAAAGTAATAATCCTTCAGGCGCAAGGATGCAATAGCTATCATAGTTCGTTACACGACGAGCGACCCGTAATTCCCATAGATAATTGTGGTTGAAATCATTTGAATCATGTGGT is a genomic window containing:
- the LOC116206158 gene encoding pectin acetylesterase 8-like isoform X1: MGDARMFGQRMFVVASLLVLLLRAEGINVGITYVTEAVAKGAVCLDGSPPAYHFSAGSGAGINNWLVHFEGGGWCNNVTTCLSRTDTRLGSSRKMLKVVAFSGILSNKQTLNPDFYKWNRIKVRYCDGASYTGDVEAVDPATNLHFRGARVFHAIIDNLLARGMKNAENAIISGCSAGGLTSILHCDRFRALLPPSTKVKCLADAGYFINAKDVSGASHIEEFYSQVVATHGSAKNLPTSCTSRLNPGLCFFPQNVVTQIQTPIFLLNAAYDSWQIKNILAPGVADPHGTWHSCKLDIEKCSPDQLKIMQAFRMEFLNALSGVGSSPSTGMFIDACYAHCQSETQETWLRDDSPELAKTTIAKAVGDWYYDMNPFQKIDCPYPCNPTCHNHILNPSEHPDV
- the LOC116206158 gene encoding pectin acetylesterase 8-like isoform X2 encodes the protein MLKVVAFSGILSNKQTLNPDFYKWNRIKVRYCDGASYTGDVEAVDPATNLHFRGARVFHAIIDNLLARGMKNAENAIISGCSAGGLTSILHCDRFRALLPPSTKVKCLADAGYFINAKDVSGASHIEEFYSQVVATHGSAKNLPTSCTSRLNPGLCFFPQNVVTQIQTPIFLLNAAYDSWQIKNILAPGVADPHGTWHSCKLDIEKCSPDQLKIMQAFRMEFLNALSGVGSSPSTGMFIDACYAHCQSETQETWLRDDSPELAKTTIAKAVGDWYYDMNPFQKIDCPYPCNPTCHNHILNPSEHPDV
- the LOC116206160 gene encoding alkylated DNA repair protein ALKBH8 homolog; translated protein: MGLPRFARPKEGAAGVRSPNLFVANCGPAVGVSQDAVEAVFGRFGEVKGVYAADESGARVIVCYGEVSSAEAAMEALNGRPCAELNGRSLHIRYSVHQPASQVKADNSVPVSFDVSELNIPGLHLVHDFVSAEEERELLAAVDGRPWNGLAKRRVQHYGYEFCYDTRNVDTRKCLGELPSFLSYVLERISSFPGTDSSSSLDVDQLTVNEYPIGVGLSPHIDTHSAFEGFIFSLSLAGPCIMEFRRYSDGIWLDRNLPGAEVKDGSLDHSNYVRKAIYLPPRSMLLLSGEARYAWHHYIPHHKIDFVGEKVIKRSPRRVSFTFRKVRNGPCQCEFPQYCDSQR